In Nymphaea colorata isolate Beijing-Zhang1983 chromosome 10, ASM883128v2, whole genome shotgun sequence, the genomic stretch tttacatttataaaagaaCGAACACTTAGAAATGTGCTTTTCAAGAAAGGAGTGGAATCCTATTCCTAAGCATTCCCTACAAATGTTAATGATTATCTTAGAGTctcaagaaagaaagatttgGAGGCTGCATGGGTTGGTTCTAGCAGGATGTATTCCACCTAGGTACCTCTGACCTGGCAAATCTTTTGATAATCGTGggattacaaatttgaaaacctGTTAATAAATATGTTGAGCATGATTTGATTATTCTCAACTACGTTCTCATTGCTTCAAATTACTTTTtgccatattttcttttttctgggcATGAATTGCTCTATCAAGGACAATTCACATCAATATacaattcataaaatattaacTGTTGTATTTATTATCCAAATAAACAGATTCtgctataattttaaaaaattttgaatttatgtaCATGTTTGAATGGAGGACGTTCCCGTcgcatataaaaatttaaatttgtgaaCATGCTTTAAGGAGTAATGTTTCTGTCTCATTTAAAAAAAGTCCTTCCGAATCTTAGAGGTCGATTAAACTCCAAGTAATAAATTGCAAATAGTTGTTAGCAACATTTTATTCCATATAGCTTTGGTGTCTTAACAACTTGTTCAACATGATGATATTCCTTCATGGTTTACATTCATTGTGTACCAACTACCAACTTTCTCATAcgcacacaaacttgtgattcaCATCAGTGAGTGATTTCGACTGACTGTGTTTGGATCATTAGGCATTTCACACAATTTCCTCTAATAAGGTAGGATTTATGAGGATTAAAGATGTATTAGCTAATCCTACTATATCAATACAAAACATAAATAGCATGATATATTTTCCCAATTAACTGGTGTTATAACTATATAGTTCGTTGGTTTGGGAAGTTCCAAATACAGTCctcccaaacaaaaaaaatattgaaccCCATCCCAACCCAAGAATGGTTGCTTTGTTGTTGGAGGTAGCCATTTTCTCCCCTGATGCAATAACAATGGTCCATACCAACCACATTATGTATCCTTAGTGAAATTTCTCTTGCATTAGAgacaaagataaaataaaaatagcaCACTTCATCATGCATCTAGtcacaaaataaaagcaaacaaGGGGGGCTCGTCTCAAATTATTTCCTCCAAATCTGCAAGGTGGGACTATAAATGCAAGTATACACAAATGGTAAAATGACAAAGTAGTAAACCATCATAATGGAAAATATTACTACTCTAGAAGATAATTGCATATTAGAACTGTAAGAGGATAAAAGTATAGGGCAGGCAACAGATAGAACTTCCAAGAGGGACTAAGATGCATGCCTGGGACCCGATTGACACATGCAGCAAGCTTTTCTCTGACTATGCTCTCAGCTAATTTTTTGCCTGCATCCGTGCAATTGCAAAATGCTCCCAGTTAAAGGTAGTAGAATTTCGTAGCACAAGCCATATAGCTCCAGTTTCATGAATAACATGATAGATATTCGTAACTAGAAACAGGGAATATGGAATTATGACCATGGTCATGTCCAATAATATGCCCATGGCCACGGACACCAGTTTCTGTGCGACAAAGTTTTGATACACAAATGTGGCAAATTCTATGAGACGCATGCAGTGTTGGCAATGAATATGCTCCATATGATACCTATTATCGCGGACCAACTATTCAGTAGTAAGCAAGCCCATGAATGCTTTGCACAAGTCCGTTATACAAAGAAATATTCCGCACTTGCCATGTAAAGAAGCGACagacaagaaaaagaatgggATACACGCTACTCATCAATAGACACAAAAACATGAACTAAATAGCATGAATTTGACTGCATGAATTTTCTTCCTAAAACGAAGAATATAAATGAAAGGACTGACAGCTTACTATGACTTCCATACACTTCGGCACTTAGGAGTTAAAACTTAATTGCAGCATCCATAAAACTAAGTGAGGTGAAATTCAGATGGCAACCATATAATCGTTTAAACGACATCTCAACGACCAATGTGGAAACTCTTCAAAAACCAATCATTCCATGAGCCTAATCTTTGACCGTTCAAACCTAATGTTACTATAGTAGTCCAATTTATAGGTGGATAAGCACCATAAAATTTTGCAGAAAACTTATGTAAAGAACGTCTTAAGTTCGAAGAGAGATATTGCATCAGCGCGCTACAGAATCTCATCTACCACAGAAAcagagaataagaaaaaatgtgataagCACGACGAGGAAGTATAAATTTTCCGGCAGCAAATGCAACAAGATACCTGCTTCCTTGTTCGGAACGGTGACATAAACCACGATGCTCGGCACGATGTTGCCGTTCCCTTCCATCCCGGATGAATGTAGAGCTCTCGGAGCAGTCCGGCTGGCAATATTTGATCTGAAATTTTCCCATAAGAAAATTAGatgaagagaaatagaaagggACGATGCGACGACCCTAAAAACAGTCTCAGCATTCGGGCAGGAGAAAGAAACCCAAATTGACAATGAACAGAATGGATTGGCGAAATAGATGAcccaagaaaaaaggaaaattgaagcAGGAAAAGGGTAGAGGATCCCAACAACAAGGTGTGtgtcagtgtgtgtgtgtgtgagagagagagagacctaaCAAGAGGGTTGGAGTGGGCGCACCCCGTTGTGAAGGGGAAGGATGGATGGAGAGCTGTGAGGCCCACACCCAGGGTGAAGCTGGTGAGCAGCCAGACGGCAGGAACTGCGAGAGGGAATCGACGGCGAAGGAAGGAAACCGGTGACGAGGGGATGTGCGTCTTACAGGCGGCTCTAAATGCAGCCATGGACATGTGCCACCAGCATGATGCTGCTGCACGGGAGGAGGCACTTGGGAGGTGAAGTCAGGGAAATTCCCAGAGAGGGATGAAGGATCCAAAAATCGGAAATGGCGGCGACGGTGGCGCTATTCGCGCTAGCACATGCGCCGATGCTCTCACACGCTTGCGTGAGCTCTCCGCCACACGTGTCAACGAAACCGCGGTTTAAGAAAAACGAACGGCACGAGAGAAATCGATCGCGGCAGCTTCGGTAGAAGAGCGGCCCCACTTCTCAGAGCGTCGGCAAGCAAAGGGTCAGGTGTACGGAAGATACAGCATGGTTGAAGTTACGACTCTATCTCCATTGTACGCGGGAGcatccccatctctctctctcggaggTCTTCTAATTGCTAATGCTGCCTCAAAGGTGACAGCAGTTTGGTCCTCCGGTCGTGGTGGTGCCGGCGGCGATGATGGTGGCGGTTTGATCGTGAGGGTTGGGTTGGTGAAGCTCTTAATGGCCGGCTTTAAGGCCTACCCTACCCAGCCCTACCCAACCGTGGCGCGATTTTGCTGGCCGAGTCCATGACCGTGCTGCTGTAGACGCTCCCGTTGATCATGGAGATCGAAGGGTGGCTATGACTCCCAGAAGTCTGAGTGCATTTATGGCCTGAGGGCGCACCGGTTCCCTCTACTCCAACCCATTGCATGCACGCCAGACTCGAGCGATCACAACCAGCGGCTTTAATACGAAttactcctctctctctctctctctctcttctcgccATTTTGCTGGgcgcgaagaagaagaaagcggCCGAGCAGAGACGGAAGTCGGAAGCTGTTTTCTCCatgcctttctttcttcttcttcttctttgttctaCTATTGTTGGCCTCTCACCCGATGCAGTAGCGGTGGGAGAGACGTGGCCACCTGGCTTGGAGTCGCAGAGGAGCACCGCTGAAATGGCCGGTGCGGTTGAAGAGAAGGCAGCTGCAGGCTGGCCCGAGTCCGTTCGGAGGAGGAGACTCCTCGGCTACACAGGCGACTACATCAGCTACATCGCGCTGCTGGCGGACAGGGCGCCCTGTCCGCCGGGTTGTGGCCGTTCCTACTACACCTTCAACTGCTACGAGGCGAGAGGACAGGTTCGTCCCTACGAGAAAGGCTGCTCGGCCATCACCCTCTGCGCCAGATACAGCGGCTAATCGCCTTCCGCCCTTCCGCATATTGGCTTCCTTTCTTCCGAtccctttccttctcttctGCTCTTTGGCTCATCTGGGTAGCTTCCATGAtcatcctttttccttttcttttactgCTTTCTTATCTTTTCCATCTATGGTGGAGCTTTCTGAGAATGTGAAAGGACGAGGCTACCGTTCCTTCCAACCCTGTCGGGATGGATTTTCATGCTACCAAGATCGTGTTTTTCGCATAAAAGTTTTACACGAGGGATGAGTACATGGTAAAGAGCTTAGCGGTAAAATTAAGCTAAAAATGACCAGTGAAAAGTGTTCCAAGTGAATGTCTGCATTATGAGTTTCTACTGTGCAGGTTTTCACAGGGCTATTATTCCCCGAGCCTGCGAAAATTTTAGCTGGTAATACACGGGCTGTTTACTTTAACCCATGGTAAATTAATGAGTTAAAATACTTTCGTAGTACCGACTGTTGAGCACCgatgtttctttatttcttaCTTTTTCAGCTCTTCAATTATCTGCAGCCTTTTTCGTGATTCATCAATTGCGTCGTTTCTGACTTGCAGAGGCTCAGCACAACTTGATCGTGATTCACTA encodes the following:
- the LOC116262304 gene encoding protein CutA 1, chloroplastic isoform X2, coding for MSMAAFRAACKTHIPSSPVSFLRRRFPLAVPAVWLLTSFTLGVGLTALHPSFPFTTGSNIASRTAPRALHSSGMEGNGNIVPSIVVYVTVPNKEAGKKLAESIVREKLAACVNRVPGIESIYWWQGEIQSDAEELLIIKTRESLLDALTAHIKANHEYDVPEVIALPIQGGNAQYLEWLKNSTRDP
- the LOC116262304 gene encoding protein CutA 1, chloroplastic isoform X1 → MSMAAFRAACKTHIPSSPVSFLRRRFPLAVPAVWLLTSFTLGVGLTALHPSFPFTTGCAHSNPLVRSNIASRTAPRALHSSGMEGNGNIVPSIVVYVTVPNKEAGKKLAESIVREKLAACVNRVPGIESIYWWQGEIQSDAEELLIIKTRESLLDALTAHIKANHEYDVPEVIALPIQGGNAQYLEWLKNSTRDP